The following nucleotide sequence is from Thermodesulfobacteriota bacterium.
TACCACCGGGACAAGTCGAAGTCGTTCCAGGCCCTGGGGACCGCGGTGGACTTGGAGAAGTACCTGGAGTACTTCCGCATGGCCGAGGAGCGGATCGGGGGCGGGAAGATCTTCGGCGCCGGGGCCGGAGAGAAGCGCAGCATCTTCATGGACATGTACGCGTTTCTGGCGCAGGGGTACATGAGGAAGTACGGGCTCACGCAGGAGCACTTCGGCAAGCTCTCGGTCAAGGCGCACCGGAACGGGGCGATGAACCCGCACGCGCAGTACCAGAAGGAGGTGACCCTGGAGGAGGTGCTCCACTCGGGAGACGTGGTCTATCCGCTGACGCGGATGATGTGCGCGCCGATCGGGGACGGGGCGGCCGCGGCGGTCTTGTGCGCGAAGCCGCAGGCGGCCCGCTACACGACGAAGCCGGTCTGGGTGGCGGCCTCGGTGGTGGGCAGCGGCAAGATCGTGTTCGACACGGGCGACTCGGTGACGCGGCGGATCGCGCCCAAGGCGTACGAGATGGCCGGGATCGGGCCCGGGGAGGTGGACGTGATCGAGGTGCACGACGCGAGCACGCCTTCGGAGATCATCTTCCTGATCGAGCTGGGGATCGTGCCGGCCGGAGAGGCGGCGAAGTGGATCGACGAGGGCCGGCTGGAAGTCGGCGGCAAGAAGCCCTCGAACCCGTCCGGCGGGCTGACCTGCAAGGGGCACCCGGTGGGCGCGACCGGGTGCGGGATGATCTACGAGGTGGTGAAGCAGCTTCGGGGGGAAGCGGGCAAGCGGCAGGTGGCGGGGCCGCCCCGGGTGGGGATGACGCACAACGGAGGCGGCATCCTGGGGATCGACGCCGCCTCGATGACGCTGCACGTGTTCAAGCGATGAGTCGAAATTCCCCCTTGGAAAGATCAGAGAAGGCGCCGATGGTTTCTTCTCCCCTCTTTGCCCGGAGCGGAAAGAGAGTCGGAGAGGGCTGTACGTGCAGGAGGAGGTAGTGACATGTGGAGCCGAGAGCAGCTGGAGGAGATCCGCAAGCGGAGCGAAGAGTGGGACCGGGGTCTGGCCGGGGCGAAGGAGAAGCGGCCCGAGGAGGCGTTCGTGACCGACTCCGGGATCCCGGTCAAGCGGCTCTACACGCCCTGCGACGTGGAGGGAATCGACTATCTGAAGGACGTGGGCTTCCCGGGCGAGCCGCCGTACGTGCGCGGGATCTACCCGACCATGTATCGGGGCAGGTCCTGGACCATGCGGCTGTTCTCCGGCCACGGCACCCCCGAGGAGACCAACCGGCGCTGGAAGTTCCTGTATGAGAACGGGGAAACGGGGTTCAGCGCGGCGGTCGATGCCTTGACCTTCAACGGTCTGGACCCGGACGACGCGCGCGGCGATCTGGAGGTGGGAACGACCGGGGTGCCGCTGTACTGCCTGGAGTCGATGTTCGCCTTGACCGACGGGATT
It contains:
- a CDS encoding thiolase family protein, with protein sequence MREVAVVGVGMTKFGKYLDKGIKDLVRECVEEALGDAGAAGKGEIEAAYVGNCLAGLMTGQEAIRGQVALSAVGIDTIPIYNVESACASSSSAFNLAWTAVAAGIHDCVLVVGVEKLYHRDKSKSFQALGTAVDLEKYLEYFRMAEERIGGGKIFGAGAGEKRSIFMDMYAFLAQGYMRKYGLTQEHFGKLSVKAHRNGAMNPHAQYQKEVTLEEVLHSGDVVYPLTRMMCAPIGDGAAAAVLCAKPQAARYTTKPVWVAASVVGSGKIVFDTGDSVTRRIAPKAYEMAGIGPGEVDVIEVHDASTPSEIIFLIELGIVPAGEAAKWIDEGRLEVGGKKPSNPSGGLTCKGHPVGATGCGMIYEVVKQLRGEAGKRQVAGPPRVGMTHNGGGILGIDAASMTLHVFKR
- a CDS encoding methylmalonyl-CoA mutase family protein; this encodes MWSREQLEEIRKRSEEWDRGLAGAKEKRPEEAFVTDSGIPVKRLYTPCDVEGIDYLKDVGFPGEPPYVRGIYPTMYRGRSWTMRLFSGHGTPEETNRRWKFLYENGETGFSAAVDALTFNGLDPDDARGDLEVGTTGVPLYCLESMFALTDGIPHDRVSVALVTEPFSSAPICAMYFNCCTDKRLDLAAVRGTTQNDILTQTLGYVPYKN